From one Nocardioides sp. Kera G14 genomic stretch:
- a CDS encoding energy-coupling factor transporter transmembrane component T, which yields MIGPARELHPVAWWLWAIGLAAYASQTTNPWLLLTLIAIAVVVVAARRTEQPWAKAFRYYLIAAAFVVALRVAFRIVLGGGVGSIVWLDLPEIPLPDWVLGISLFGSITQESVLAGLYDGLRLAGIMVAVGAANALANPKRLLRSLPPALYEIGTALVVAVTVLPQLGESLQRVRRAQQLRESHAGRAHRMRRIVVPVLEGALERSLSLAAGMDTRGYGRTGPAAPGARRLTGLLLLVGLGGLCVGAYAVLDPTFVAGWAAGLMLAAGGGLAVLGLVVAGRRVERTIYRPVPWRAPELLVVASGVVTAVGGWLVGHHQPESAYPSLTEAPFVTLTGLLTVVVGVLPAVVAPMPSPTELPRLPELSEAVAA from the coding sequence TTGATCGGACCGGCGCGCGAGCTCCACCCGGTCGCCTGGTGGTTGTGGGCGATCGGGCTGGCGGCGTACGCCTCCCAGACGACGAACCCATGGCTCCTGCTCACCCTGATCGCGATCGCCGTGGTCGTCGTGGCCGCGCGCCGGACCGAGCAGCCGTGGGCGAAGGCGTTCCGTTACTACCTCATCGCGGCAGCCTTCGTCGTGGCGCTCCGCGTGGCGTTCCGGATCGTGCTGGGCGGGGGAGTGGGCAGCATCGTGTGGCTCGATCTTCCCGAGATCCCTTTGCCTGACTGGGTTCTGGGCATCTCGCTCTTCGGGTCGATCACGCAGGAGTCTGTACTCGCCGGCCTATACGACGGGCTCCGGCTGGCCGGCATCATGGTCGCCGTCGGCGCCGCCAACGCCCTCGCGAACCCCAAACGGTTGCTCCGCTCACTGCCGCCGGCGCTCTACGAGATCGGCACCGCCCTCGTCGTCGCGGTGACCGTGCTGCCGCAGCTCGGCGAGAGCCTGCAGCGTGTCCGCCGCGCGCAACAGTTGCGTGAGAGCCATGCCGGGCGTGCGCACCGGATGCGACGGATCGTCGTCCCCGTGCTCGAGGGCGCGCTCGAGCGATCCCTCAGCCTGGCCGCCGGGATGGACACCCGCGGCTACGGCCGCACAGGTCCGGCCGCACCGGGCGCCCGGCGCCTGACCGGTCTCCTGCTGCTGGTCGGCCTCGGTGGCCTCTGTGTCGGTGCGTACGCCGTCCTCGACCCGACCTTCGTCGCAGGCTGGGCCGCGGGGCTGATGCTCGCTGCCGGTGGCGGCTTGGCGGTGCTGGGCCTGGTGGTCGCAGGGCGCCGGGTGGAGCGCACGATCTACCGGCCCGTGCCCTGGCGCGCGCCGGAGTTGCTCGTGGTCGCGAGCGGTGTCGTCACGGCGGTCGGCGGCTGGCTGGTCGGGCATCATCAGCCGGAGTCCGCCTATCCGTCACTCACGGAGGCACCGTTCGTGACACTCACGGGACTTCTGACGGTCGTGGTCGGCGTACTGCCGGCGGTGGTGGCGCCGATGCCGAGCCCCACCGAGCTGCCCCGACTTCCTGAGCTGTCCGAGGCGGTGGCCGCATGA
- a CDS encoding Rv3235 family protein, with protein sequence MSVVSLPAVPVASVQGTLALALEPRRAVPTRRPERAGAGADVIEIGRTARRELELWATRFTQAAVEIVGGDRPSSQLVRWCVPSVFEDLKRRAELVGRAGGHRPGEGRVAAVHPRVVGVHTCFVTDEIVEAGLHVRYGHRSRAIAARFERRNDRWLCTALDFS encoded by the coding sequence ATGAGCGTCGTGAGTCTCCCGGCCGTGCCGGTCGCGAGCGTGCAGGGCACCCTCGCCCTCGCGCTGGAGCCCCGGCGGGCCGTGCCCACCCGACGTCCCGAGCGGGCCGGCGCGGGCGCTGACGTCATCGAGATCGGGCGGACGGCGCGCCGAGAGCTGGAGCTGTGGGCCACCCGCTTCACCCAGGCCGCGGTCGAGATCGTCGGTGGTGACCGGCCCTCGAGCCAGCTCGTCCGGTGGTGCGTCCCGAGTGTCTTCGAGGATCTGAAGCGCCGTGCCGAGCTCGTCGGCCGCGCCGGTGGTCACCGACCGGGCGAGGGACGGGTCGCCGCTGTGCATCCGCGCGTCGTCGGCGTGCACACCTGCTTCGTCACCGACGAGATCGTGGAGGCGGGCCTGCACGTCCGCTACGGCCACCGGTCCCGTGCGATCGCTGCCCGCTTCGAGCGCCGCAACGACAGGTGGCTGTGCACGGCCCTCGACTTCAGCTGA
- a CDS encoding alpha/beta fold hydrolase, with product MRTPPSATAAASPIAYYDVLSDDGTVLRAWTNDPDGRIDGPTVVLCNGLATTAWSWPALLSSDCEVRVVSWNHRGTGGSERPADPTAVGVDHFVEDALSVMDHFGITKTVLVGWSMGVNTMFELAAAHPERVSGLFAVAGVPGNVFAGLLGPLGIPAPVTRIVAQSWSRSLRRVGPLLSPLTRRLPISEWTIHAISRTGLIGRMADTELAALALAEFLTTPVDWYFHLALRSADHRFASLRRIKVPVQFVGGTFDLLSSSRRMASAAAQLADAEVLELRASHFIPLEQPDRVHRLLVDFVARVNAPAQRP from the coding sequence ATGCGGACTCCACCCTCGGCCACCGCAGCCGCCTCCCCGATCGCCTACTACGACGTCCTGTCCGATGACGGCACGGTCCTGCGCGCCTGGACGAACGATCCCGACGGCCGCATCGACGGGCCGACGGTCGTCCTCTGCAACGGCCTGGCGACCACGGCCTGGTCGTGGCCGGCACTGCTGTCGTCCGACTGCGAGGTGCGGGTCGTCTCGTGGAACCACCGCGGCACCGGCGGCTCGGAGCGGCCGGCGGACCCGACCGCGGTCGGCGTGGACCACTTCGTCGAGGACGCACTCTCGGTGATGGACCACTTCGGCATCACGAAGACCGTCCTCGTCGGCTGGTCGATGGGCGTCAACACCATGTTCGAGCTCGCGGCCGCCCACCCAGAGAGGGTCTCCGGCCTCTTCGCCGTCGCGGGCGTGCCGGGCAACGTCTTCGCCGGTCTGCTCGGGCCGCTGGGCATCCCGGCCCCCGTGACCCGCATCGTCGCGCAGTCCTGGTCGCGTTCGCTGCGTCGGGTCGGTCCCCTGCTGTCCCCGTTGACGCGCCGCCTGCCGATCAGCGAGTGGACCATCCATGCCATCTCCCGCACTGGGCTGATCGGCCGGATGGCCGACACCGAGCTCGCGGCGCTGGCGCTGGCGGAGTTCCTGACCACCCCGGTCGACTGGTACTTCCACCTCGCGCTGCGCTCGGCCGACCACCGCTTCGCCTCGCTGCGCCGGATCAAGGTGCCCGTGCAGTTCGTCGGCGGCACGTTCGACCTGCTGTCGTCCTCGCGTCGAATGGCATCGGCCGCCGCTCAGCTCGCCGACGCCGAGGTCCTCGAGCTGCGGGCGTCGCACTTCATCCCGCTCGAGCAGCCCGACCGGGTACACCGGCTGCTGGTGGACTTCGTCGCGCGAGTCAACGCGCCGGCGCAGCGTCCCTGA
- a CDS encoding ECF transporter S component, whose product MTRMIRLSARSAFTIAIASIFGLITLAWPLLVNRADGQLVQPPWVFMLLLPIVVLVVVAELSEDGLDARALAILGVLSAVDAILRGLSAGTAGVEFVFFLIILGGRVYGPAFGFVLGCTSLFASALLTAGVGPWLPYQMLCSAWIGLGAGLLPRRITGRVEIAVLAAYGVVVSFLYGLLLNLQGWPMLAGVSVPGHHEPLAFDPSASFATNVVTFLRYTLVTSTTSYDLMRALTTAVAIVVLGGAVMTTLRRAARRATVTGEIRDAAPAR is encoded by the coding sequence ATGACGAGGATGATCCGCCTCTCGGCCCGGAGCGCCTTCACGATCGCGATCGCCAGCATCTTCGGCCTGATCACGCTCGCCTGGCCGCTCCTGGTCAACCGCGCGGACGGCCAGTTGGTGCAGCCGCCCTGGGTCTTCATGCTGCTGCTGCCGATCGTCGTGCTCGTCGTCGTCGCCGAGCTGAGCGAGGATGGCCTCGACGCGCGTGCGCTGGCCATCCTCGGGGTCCTGAGCGCCGTGGATGCCATCCTCCGTGGCCTGAGTGCAGGGACAGCAGGCGTGGAGTTCGTCTTCTTCCTGATCATCCTCGGAGGGCGGGTCTACGGTCCCGCGTTCGGGTTCGTGCTCGGCTGCACGAGCCTCTTCGCCAGCGCGCTGCTCACCGCGGGCGTCGGGCCTTGGCTGCCGTACCAGATGCTCTGCTCGGCGTGGATCGGCCTCGGCGCCGGCCTGCTCCCGCGTCGGATCACCGGCCGGGTGGAGATCGCCGTGCTGGCGGCGTACGGCGTCGTCGTCTCGTTCCTCTACGGGTTGCTGCTCAACCTGCAGGGCTGGCCGATGCTGGCGGGGGTGTCGGTGCCGGGGCATCACGAGCCGCTCGCGTTCGACCCGAGCGCGAGTTTCGCGACCAACGTCGTGACCTTCCTGCGCTACACGCTCGTCACCTCGACGACCAGCTACGACCTGATGCGTGCGCTGACCACCGCTGTCGCGATCGTCGTGCTGGGCGGCGCGGTGATGACGACGCTGCGCCGTGCCGCCCGGCGGGCGACGGTGACCGGCGAGATCAGGGACGCTGCGCCGGCGCGTTGA
- a CDS encoding type IV toxin-antitoxin system AbiEi family antitoxin domain-containing protein: MTLSYRGCPQLEGRPLFRVRVSSQSQHVTLPDSALQTVMREQLAYERSEQDGVVTWRQLIAGGWTKAEVRRAVRRRELARVHPGVYVDHTGPLTARQRAWAALLWAGGPGKAALCGPSVLGVAADTDEVHLAVDGRRHPAARPGLVLHRVTGVAGMIRGATSPPRLKMEHNVLVTIAAATSESEVVAALADTVGRFGTTAEAVRKALKSHPRLPRRALVSALLDDIELGTESVLEHGFLTRVERPHALPTPTRQAARQDGAQRRDLAYAEFGLVIELDGRLNHESWKAGNRDAARDLADLVAGQSVLRLRWQQVMEQSCETALQLARVLWSRGCRVVPQSCGPNCAIKP; this comes from the coding sequence GTGACGCTGAGCTACCGGGGTTGTCCACAGCTCGAAGGACGGCCGCTTTTCAGAGTCCGTGTCTCGAGCCAGAGTCAGCACGTGACACTTCCCGACTCCGCCCTCCAGACGGTCATGCGCGAGCAGCTCGCGTACGAACGCAGCGAGCAGGATGGCGTGGTCACCTGGAGGCAACTCATTGCGGGCGGCTGGACGAAGGCCGAGGTACGCCGTGCGGTGCGGCGACGCGAACTGGCGAGGGTTCACCCCGGCGTGTACGTCGACCACACCGGCCCCCTCACGGCACGCCAGCGTGCATGGGCGGCGTTGCTCTGGGCTGGCGGACCGGGCAAGGCCGCGCTATGCGGACCGTCAGTCCTCGGTGTAGCTGCCGATACAGATGAGGTCCATCTCGCGGTGGACGGGCGGCGTCACCCCGCGGCTCGGCCTGGACTCGTCCTCCACCGCGTCACAGGCGTGGCTGGGATGATCCGCGGCGCGACTTCCCCTCCACGTCTAAAGATGGAGCACAACGTGCTCGTCACGATTGCGGCGGCGACCTCGGAAAGCGAGGTGGTGGCCGCACTCGCCGACACGGTCGGACGTTTCGGCACAACCGCTGAGGCGGTTCGGAAGGCCCTCAAGTCGCACCCGCGCCTCCCCCGACGAGCGTTGGTCAGCGCACTGCTCGACGACATCGAGCTCGGCACCGAGTCGGTCCTCGAGCACGGGTTCCTCACCCGCGTGGAACGCCCGCACGCCCTTCCAACACCCACGCGCCAGGCTGCGCGGCAGGACGGTGCCCAGCGACGCGACCTCGCCTATGCGGAGTTCGGGCTGGTGATCGAGCTGGACGGCCGCCTCAACCATGAATCATGGAAGGCCGGAAACCGCGATGCGGCCCGGGACCTCGCCGATCTGGTGGCGGGCCAGTCGGTGTTGAGGCTGCGATGGCAACAGGTGATGGAACAGTCGTGCGAGACCGCGCTTCAGCTTGCACGAGTCCTGTGGAGCCGTGGATGTCGAGTAGTCCCCCAGAGTTGCGGCCCCAACTGCGCCATCAAGCCCTGA
- a CDS encoding prenyltransferase/squalene oxidase repeat-containing protein, with protein MSLRIAPTLAAAALTAAGLTFVPSAAHAVDAQPVGLTDAIAWLNSKADSNGLLPGFDGKTASIAVTADVAKSLSEVADPTAATVASKVAAAAHGQIGSDSAASQEIAAGLWASQFATPDSGLLTELESDISDGSGTVSVTTYPAPTYTPTTKTSTVNAAATGRLTDKTFNEYTGTDAQAWAVLALAQAASAKTDAALHYLLDQQCADGGFRTKFSPIDASAQTCADDSASTDTDLTASSPDATGSAVLFLSALPASAKTDAVTTALSKATDWLVEDQSKADGSFSEWYGVSGNSTGIAGRALRVVGKAGEARKAAVWLRGRQAVAFTGCPTPLAKDRGALSYNEDTFAGNLASGLDAAGVGSAVSVTAQSLAALGALPTTNPTPTLSVPALRSGATGTLRISGANPGDALCVTVAGTSSKLLRAGATGASITAPTGVASAPISVTTASGATARASFAINTATSLKVIAKKKIKRGKRLAVTITGLWAGEKVTIKLGKKRFGTALANSGGKATVKKKVAKSTKLGKAKLAATGAFANRTGTVKIKVTR; from the coding sequence ATGTCACTGCGCATCGCGCCCACCCTGGCCGCCGCGGCTCTCACCGCCGCCGGTCTGACCTTCGTCCCGAGTGCGGCGCATGCGGTCGACGCCCAGCCCGTGGGGCTCACCGACGCCATCGCCTGGCTGAACAGCAAGGCGGACAGCAACGGCCTTCTGCCCGGCTTCGACGGCAAGACGGCGAGCATCGCGGTCACCGCCGACGTCGCCAAGAGCCTCTCCGAGGTGGCGGACCCGACCGCCGCGACGGTGGCTAGCAAGGTCGCCGCGGCTGCGCACGGCCAGATCGGCAGCGACTCCGCCGCCAGCCAGGAGATCGCCGCCGGCCTCTGGGCCTCGCAATTCGCCACCCCGGACTCCGGCCTCCTCACCGAGTTGGAGAGTGACATCTCGGACGGCAGTGGCACGGTCTCGGTCACGACGTACCCGGCGCCGACGTACACCCCGACCACCAAGACAAGCACGGTCAACGCCGCTGCTACCGGTCGCCTGACGGACAAGACCTTCAACGAGTACACCGGCACCGACGCCCAGGCGTGGGCTGTGCTCGCGTTGGCACAGGCGGCGTCGGCCAAGACCGACGCCGCCCTCCACTACCTGCTGGATCAGCAGTGCGCTGACGGTGGCTTCCGCACGAAGTTCAGCCCGATAGATGCCTCGGCGCAGACCTGCGCGGACGACTCCGCCTCGACGGACACCGACCTCACGGCCTCCAGCCCCGACGCCACCGGCTCGGCGGTGCTCTTCCTCTCTGCGCTCCCGGCATCGGCGAAGACGGACGCGGTGACCACCGCCCTCAGCAAGGCCACGGACTGGCTCGTGGAAGACCAGTCCAAGGCCGACGGCAGTTTCAGCGAGTGGTACGGCGTGAGCGGGAACTCGACCGGCATCGCCGGGCGTGCCCTGCGGGTCGTCGGCAAGGCGGGTGAGGCGCGGAAGGCCGCCGTCTGGCTCCGCGGCCGTCAGGCCGTGGCCTTCACAGGCTGCCCGACGCCCCTGGCGAAGGACCGCGGTGCGCTCTCCTACAACGAGGACACCTTCGCCGGGAACCTCGCCAGCGGACTCGACGCCGCCGGCGTAGGCTCGGCCGTCTCGGTGACCGCCCAGTCACTCGCGGCCCTCGGGGCGCTCCCGACGACGAACCCCACTCCGACCCTCTCGGTTCCTGCTCTCCGCTCCGGTGCGACAGGCACGCTTCGGATCTCCGGAGCCAACCCCGGCGACGCGCTCTGCGTGACTGTCGCGGGCACGTCGTCGAAGCTCCTTCGCGCTGGTGCCACTGGGGCAAGCATCACCGCACCCACCGGTGTCGCCTCGGCGCCGATCTCGGTCACGACGGCCTCCGGGGCCACGGCCCGTGCCTCATTCGCGATCAACACCGCGACGTCGCTCAAGGTCATCGCCAAGAAGAAGATCAAGCGCGGCAAGCGCCTCGCCGTCACCATCACCGGCCTCTGGGCAGGCGAGAAGGTGACCATCAAGCTCGGCAAGAAGCGGTTCGGCACCGCGCTCGCCAACTCGGGCGGCAAGGCGACCGTGAAGAAGAAGGTCGCCAAGAGCACCAAGCTCGGCAAGGCCAAGCTCGCCGCTACCGGCGCCTTCGCGAACCGCACCGGCACGGTGAAGATCAAGGTCACCCGTTGA
- a CDS encoding EamA family transporter, whose product MPAAPRSLGPVGLVILGVVSVQLGAAIGKSLFDEISPTTVVWLRLATSTVVLLAWARPTIRGRRWPDLWPVLALGVTLGAMNWAIYQSFERIPLGIAITIELAGPLTLAVLKSHRPADLIWIGLAAVGVALLGFEPGDLTVAGVLFAVAAGALWATYILLTARIGRAWSGVDGLAIASAVALLCLSPVLVGGGHLGDLGSTRIWLIGAAVGLLSSVVPYSAEMFALRSLSPVIFGVLVSLDPAAAALAAFAVIGESLSLLQWLAIACVVAASVGMTRSGRETLVD is encoded by the coding sequence GTGCCCGCCGCCCCTCGCTCACTCGGTCCGGTCGGCCTCGTCATCCTCGGCGTCGTCTCGGTGCAACTCGGCGCGGCGATCGGGAAGTCCCTCTTCGACGAGATCTCCCCGACGACGGTGGTGTGGCTGAGGTTGGCCACCTCGACGGTCGTGCTGTTGGCCTGGGCGCGGCCGACCATCCGCGGCAGGCGCTGGCCGGACCTCTGGCCGGTCCTCGCCCTCGGCGTCACTCTCGGCGCGATGAACTGGGCGATCTACCAGTCGTTCGAGCGGATCCCGCTGGGCATCGCGATCACCATCGAGCTCGCCGGGCCGCTGACCCTCGCCGTCCTGAAGTCGCACCGCCCGGCCGACCTGATCTGGATCGGACTCGCGGCCGTCGGCGTGGCCCTGCTGGGCTTCGAGCCGGGTGACCTGACAGTCGCCGGCGTCCTCTTCGCGGTCGCGGCGGGAGCCCTGTGGGCGACGTACATCCTCCTGACCGCACGCATCGGCCGGGCCTGGTCCGGCGTCGACGGTCTGGCCATCGCCTCGGCCGTCGCCCTCCTCTGCCTCTCGCCGGTCCTCGTCGGCGGCGGCCATCTGGGCGACCTCGGCAGCACGCGGATCTGGCTGATCGGCGCAGCGGTCGGGCTGCTGTCCTCCGTGGTGCCGTACTCGGCGGAGATGTTCGCGCTGCGCAGCCTGTCCCCCGTCATCTTCGGCGTGCTCGTCTCACTCGACCCAGCGGCAGCCGCGCTGGCCGCCTTCGCCGTGATCGGCGAATCCCTGTCGCTGCTGCAGTGGCTCGCCATCGCGTGCGTGGTGGCCGCGAGCGTCGGCATGACCCGCTCGGGCCGTGAGACCCTCGTCGACTGA
- a CDS encoding ABC transporter ATP-binding protein, which produces MIELRHVSVALPDRPAPVLDGVDLTIAAGELVVLAGPTGAGKSTLLGVVSGLVPRFTGGSLTGDVLLDGVSILHAPPRERAEVIGVVGQDPVAGFVTDTVDEELAYGMEQLGLAPSAMRRRVEETLDLLGIAELRTRDLRTLSGGQQQRVALGSVLTMHPRLLVLDEPTSALDPTAAEDVLATVSRLVEDVGVSVLMAEHRLERVVPFADRIALLRGDGRLEIGDPAEVLATSPVAPPLVELGRLLDLDPLPLTVREARKAVRAGWEGGAARVPQRAERARMSEIAAPPSQADRTAEAKALRVVRGATEVLKGLDLILRAGEIAALMGRNGSGKSTLLWTLQGSQARRAGSVEIDGTDPAAVKPEQRRRLVGLLPQTASDLLYLETVAEECADGGPKTRELLDRLVPGIDDDTHPRDLSEGQQLALALALVLAGDPPVILLDEPTRGLDYAAKSALADILHSLAAEGRSVLVATHDVEFAAHIADRVLVLAEGELISDGPAHAVLTESPAFAPQVTKVLGAPWLTVEDVRRALEAEGAPA; this is translated from the coding sequence ATGATCGAACTGCGCCACGTCTCCGTCGCCCTGCCGGACCGACCGGCCCCGGTCCTCGACGGCGTCGACCTCACGATCGCGGCGGGCGAGCTCGTCGTGCTCGCCGGCCCGACGGGCGCCGGCAAGTCGACGCTGCTCGGCGTCGTGAGCGGACTGGTGCCGCGGTTCACCGGCGGATCACTCACCGGGGACGTTCTCCTCGACGGTGTCTCGATCCTGCACGCCCCGCCCCGGGAGCGGGCCGAGGTGATCGGTGTCGTCGGCCAGGATCCGGTCGCAGGCTTCGTCACCGACACGGTCGATGAGGAGCTGGCCTACGGCATGGAGCAGCTCGGCCTCGCACCGTCGGCCATGCGTCGACGGGTCGAGGAGACCCTTGATCTGCTGGGGATCGCGGAGCTTCGCACCCGCGATCTCCGCACCCTGAGCGGCGGCCAGCAACAGCGGGTCGCGCTCGGCTCCGTGCTCACCATGCATCCGCGACTCCTCGTGCTCGACGAGCCGACCTCGGCCCTCGACCCCACCGCCGCTGAGGACGTCCTCGCCACGGTGAGCCGCCTCGTCGAAGACGTCGGCGTCAGCGTCCTGATGGCCGAGCACCGCCTCGAGCGGGTCGTCCCCTTCGCCGACCGCATCGCGTTGCTGCGCGGAGACGGTCGGCTTGAGATCGGGGACCCCGCCGAGGTACTCGCAACCTCGCCCGTCGCCCCGCCGCTCGTCGAGCTCGGTCGTCTCCTTGACCTCGATCCCCTCCCGTTGACCGTGCGCGAGGCCAGGAAAGCCGTGCGGGCGGGTTGGGAAGGGGGCGCCGCGCGAGTTCCGCAGCGAGCGGAGCGAGCGAGGATGTCTGAGATAGCGGCGCCCCCTTCCCAAGCTGATCGCACGGCGGAGGCGAAGGCTCTACGCGTCGTGAGGGGCGCGACCGAGGTGCTGAAGGGCCTGGACCTGATACTCCGAGCCGGGGAGATCGCTGCGCTCATGGGCCGCAACGGCTCCGGCAAGTCCACACTGCTCTGGACCCTCCAGGGCTCCCAGGCGCGGAGGGCAGGCAGTGTCGAGATCGACGGGACCGATCCGGCCGCAGTGAAGCCCGAGCAGCGCCGCCGACTCGTCGGGCTGCTGCCGCAGACGGCGAGCGACCTGCTCTACCTCGAGACGGTGGCGGAGGAGTGCGCGGACGGTGGTCCGAAGACGCGCGAGCTCCTCGACCGGCTCGTGCCGGGGATCGACGACGACACGCATCCGCGCGACCTCTCCGAGGGACAGCAGCTGGCCCTCGCCCTCGCGCTCGTCCTCGCCGGTGATCCGCCCGTGATCCTCCTCGACGAGCCCACACGTGGCCTCGACTACGCCGCCAAGTCGGCGCTCGCCGACATCCTCCACAGCCTCGCGGCTGAGGGGCGGAGCGTGCTCGTGGCCACGCACGACGTGGAGTTCGCCGCCCACATCGCCGACCGGGTCCTCGTCCTCGCCGAGGGCGAGCTCATCAGCGACGGCCCGGCACACGCGGTCCTGACCGAGAGCCCCGCGTTCGCCCCTCAGGTCACCAAGGTCCTCGGCGCTCCCTGGCTCACCGTCGAGGACGTACGCCGCGCGCTCGAGGCAGAAGGCGCACCGGCATGA
- a CDS encoding nucleoside deaminase, translating into MIDLTDPVTAGRLLDVIEHDVVPLTRSGVELGNKIFGAALLHRETLELVIAETNNETENPLWHGEIHTIKRFFELPASERPAIGDVIMLATHEPCSLCLSGVAWSGIPEFAYLFSHEDSAESFAIPYDIAILKGVYAVPDPDRETAAPKRDLYNRVNDYFTSHDLADGVRVLGRPELNDRVTRLAGIYDELSAVYQQHKGGGAITHA; encoded by the coding sequence ATGATCGATCTCACGGACCCGGTGACCGCAGGCAGGCTGCTCGATGTCATCGAGCACGACGTCGTACCTCTGACTCGGTCGGGCGTCGAGCTCGGCAACAAGATCTTCGGCGCCGCACTCCTCCACCGCGAGACCCTCGAGCTGGTGATCGCCGAGACCAATAACGAGACCGAGAACCCCCTGTGGCATGGCGAGATCCACACGATCAAGCGCTTCTTCGAGCTGCCCGCCAGCGAACGACCGGCGATCGGTGACGTCATCATGCTCGCCACCCACGAGCCCTGCTCACTCTGCCTCTCAGGGGTCGCGTGGAGCGGGATCCCGGAGTTCGCCTACCTCTTCAGCCACGAGGACAGTGCCGAGTCGTTCGCGATCCCCTACGACATCGCCATCCTCAAGGGCGTGTACGCCGTCCCCGACCCCGATCGTGAGACGGCTGCTCCGAAGCGGGATCTCTACAACCGCGTGAACGACTACTTCACGAGTCATGACCTGGCCGACGGCGTACGGGTCCTTGGACGGCCTGAGTTGAATGACCGGGTGACGCGGCTGGCAGGAATCTATGACGAGCTGAGTGCGGTCTATCAGCAGCACAAGGGCGGCGGAGCGATCACGCATGCGTAG
- a CDS encoding spermidine synthase, with amino-acid sequence MRRWSLEVLVFFVGAGTLGAEIAAARLLAPWFGSSTIVWANTIAIVLVALSVGYALGGRLADRSPDPRRLAVVVLIASVLLAIVPLVSGPFLRAAVSAVDELSVATFLGSLVGVGALVAVPLLLLGMVSPFALRLRLGAVADTGHAGRTAGRLSAIGTVGSLVGTFAASLLLIPVVGTRRTFLIFAALMALAAVPLLVGRVRWVAVMVPAAILALIAAPTGTVKAETSGDSRVIWERETEYQYARVIEDPDKTRWLELNEGHAVHSVYRPGEWLTGGYWDEMFGLSLAGGRVPSSVAILGSAAGTTARQIGHYFPSTRVDAVEIDPDVTSVGLSLFDLSGPHLVTHDADARPWLGASDRRFDVIMVDAYRQPYIPFYLTTQEFFSSVRSHLTPGGVLVLNSAHPEGSDTLEKALTATLRSVFGDDDVWRNPAQPTNSQLIATLGDSPVTALDAVDVPDDVSSLVNDIGSRLEPGLRGGPVWTDDKAPVEWLTDMSLAGEID; translated from the coding sequence ATGCGTAGGTGGTCGCTCGAGGTGCTCGTCTTCTTCGTGGGTGCGGGCACGCTCGGGGCCGAGATCGCGGCGGCGCGGCTGCTCGCGCCGTGGTTCGGCAGCTCGACGATCGTGTGGGCCAACACCATCGCGATCGTCCTGGTCGCGCTGAGTGTCGGCTACGCCCTCGGCGGCCGACTGGCTGACCGCTCGCCCGATCCGCGGCGCCTCGCCGTGGTGGTGCTCATCGCCTCGGTCCTGTTGGCGATCGTGCCGCTCGTCTCCGGGCCGTTCCTGCGGGCCGCGGTGAGCGCGGTCGACGAGCTCAGCGTGGCGACGTTCCTCGGCTCGCTCGTCGGGGTCGGTGCGCTCGTGGCGGTGCCGTTGCTGCTGCTGGGCATGGTCTCTCCCTTCGCGCTGCGGCTGCGGCTCGGCGCCGTGGCGGACACTGGCCACGCCGGTCGCACGGCGGGACGACTCTCCGCCATCGGCACGGTCGGCTCGCTCGTAGGGACCTTCGCCGCCTCGCTGCTGCTCATCCCCGTCGTCGGGACCCGTCGGACCTTCCTGATCTTCGCCGCGCTGATGGCCCTGGCGGCCGTGCCGTTGCTGGTGGGTCGCGTCCGCTGGGTCGCGGTGATGGTGCCCGCGGCGATCCTCGCCCTCATCGCTGCGCCCACCGGAACGGTCAAGGCCGAGACCTCCGGCGACAGCCGGGTGATCTGGGAGCGCGAGACCGAGTACCAGTACGCCCGGGTCATCGAGGATCCCGACAAGACCCGGTGGCTCGAGCTCAACGAGGGCCATGCCGTGCACTCGGTCTACCGCCCCGGCGAGTGGCTCACCGGCGGCTACTGGGACGAGATGTTCGGCCTCTCGCTCGCCGGTGGCCGCGTGCCGTCGTCCGTCGCGATCCTCGGCTCAGCAGCCGGTACGACGGCACGCCAGATCGGGCACTACTTCCCCTCCACCCGCGTGGACGCTGTGGAGATCGACCCCGACGTCACCTCCGTCGGACTGTCCCTCTTCGACCTGTCGGGCCCCCATCTCGTCACCCACGACGCCGACGCCCGTCCGTGGCTGGGCGCCTCCGACCGTCGCTTCGACGTGATCATGGTGGACGCCTATCGCCAGCCCTACATCCCGTTCTACCTGACGACGCAGGAGTTCTTCTCCTCGGTGCGATCGCATCTCACGCCGGGCGGCGTGCTGGTGCTCAACTCGGCCCATCCCGAGGGCTCCGACACCCTGGAGAAGGCGCTGACCGCCACGCTGCGCTCGGTCTTCGGCGACGACGACGTCTGGCGCAACCCGGCACAGCCGACCAACAGCCAGCTCATCGCCACGCTCGGCGACTCCCCGGTCACCGCGCTCGACGCGGTCGACGTCCCCGACGACGTCTCGTCCCTCGTCAACGACATCGGCAGCCGCCTCGAGCCGGGCCTGCGCGGAGGACCCGTGTGGACCGACGACAAGGCCCCCGTCGAGTGGCTCACCGACATGTCGCTTGCCGGCGAGATCGACTGA